Proteins encoded in a region of the Natator depressus isolate rNatDep1 chromosome 23, rNatDep2.hap1, whole genome shotgun sequence genome:
- the LOC141976600 gene encoding LOW QUALITY PROTEIN: lysozyme C-like (The sequence of the model RefSeq protein was modified relative to this genomic sequence to represent the inferred CDS: deleted 1 base in 1 codon) — protein MKLLLLLGLPLLLVLLAAAPPGCRGLVVPQCQLVRILRQHGLEGFGRRSGADWVCLARHKSCYNTKAINCNKDGSSDYGIFQINSKYWCYDGRTPGASNGCHMPCSKLLDNNIADDIRCAKLNARKVRGLMPWVAWKKRFRGKDLKPYVRGC, from the exons atgaagctgctgctgctcctcggGCTCCCGCTTCTCCTGGTCCTGCTGGCTGCGGCG CCCCCCGGCTGCCGGGGCCTCGTCGTTCCCCAGTGCCAGCTGGTGCGGATCCTCCGGCAGCACGGGCTGGAGGGCTTCGGCAGGAGATCGGGGGCTGATT GGGTCTGCCTGGCAAGGCACAAGAGTTGTTACAACACCAAGGCCATCAACTGCAACAAGGATGGCAGCTCAGACTATGGGATCTTCCAGATCAACAGCAAGTACTGGTGTTACGACGGGCGAACGCCGGGGGCCAGCAACGGGTGCCACATGCCCTGCAGCA AGCTCTTGGATAACAACATCGCGGACGACATCAGATGTGCTAAGCTCAACGCAAGGAAAGTGCGCGGCCTCATGCCCTG GGTTGCGTGGAAGAAACGCTTCAGGGGAAAGGATTTGAAGCCATACGTCAGGGGATGCTAG
- the LOC141976464 gene encoding uncharacterized protein LOC141976464, translated as MDPDDLKLALERQRGENKELVEALMQLEADYAQLQQERAEAQEEVGRLRRATVAVEETDGAWEELDATKSSLLHIQQELKLLKRQRESLEEEKQEMRGTIQELTTENLTLTKGSFRSHQQLMEVQQAMKQLKMDLQRVKEARDAQGKELAKEKLHASELAETIREQREIQEVLQSKINQLKEELEDSEQQNALQKLEQGEDLSGSLLCEIVEAKLETRLVAKRRGIAYWLWTLASLYVWLQLLAGSLVAMAILYTYVFDEEFIYRTLPLVLSEHGYDQLASGLGGHLTLHSQGLLPF; from the exons ATGGACCCGGACGACCTGAAACTGGCGCTGGAGCGGCAGAGGGGGGAGAACAAGGAGCTGGTGGAAGCCTTGATGCAGCTGGAGGCCGACTAcgcccagctgcagcaggagcgAGCGGAGGCgcaggaggaggtgggcag GCTGCGGAGAGCCACGGTGGCTGTGGAGGAGACGGACGGGGCTTGGGAGGAGCTGGACGCCACCAAATCCAGCCTGCTGCACATCCAGCAGGAATTAAAGCTCCTGAAACGCCAGCGGGAGAGTTTG gaggaggagaagcaggagaTGCGGGGCACCATCCAGGAGCTGACGACGGAG AATCTCACCCTGACCAAGGGGAGCTTCCGAAGCCACCAGCAGCTCATGGAGGTGCAGCAAGCCATGAAGCAGTTAAAG ATGGATCTGCAGCGAGTCAAGGAGGCGAGAGACGCCCAGGGGAAGGAGCTGGCCAAG GAGAAGCTCCACGCCTCCGAGCTGGCGGAGACGATTCGGGAGCAACGGGAGATCCAGGAG GTCCTTCAGAGCAAAATAAACCAACTGAAAGAAGAGCTGGAGGACTCAGAGCAGCAGAACGCGCT CCAGAAGCTGGAACAGGGAGAGGACCTCTCTGGGTCGTTGCTGTGCGAGATAGTGGAAGCCAAGCTG GAGACTCGTCTGGTGGCGAAGAGACGTGGCATCGCCTACTGGCTATG GACGCTGGCCTCCCTCTACGTCTGGCTGCAGCTCCTCGCCGGCTCCCTCGTGGCCATGGCCATCCTCTATACGTACGTCTTCGACGAGGAGTTCATCTACCGCACGCTGCCGCTGGTGCTTTCGGAGCACGGCTACGACCAGCTGGCCTCCGGCCTGGGCGGCCACCTCACCCTGCACAGCCAGGGGCTCCTGCCCTTCTGA